Proteins from a genomic interval of Pogoniulus pusillus isolate bPogPus1 chromosome 30, bPogPus1.pri, whole genome shotgun sequence:
- the ARL6IP4 gene encoding ADP-ribosylation factor-like protein 6-interacting protein 4 isoform X2 — MAHSQSRKRSRSRSQSNSRSRQERKEKKRRKSSKGSHRGSSSPPRKRTSECHKHKSSSAAARGEKKKERKDKKKRKASTSSSETASSSTSSSSPSSSSSSSSDDSSDSDSKTKKSRHGKKKRAKQKDKKKKKKRVKKKAKKKAKEGAKEEKGKGEAVPGPSLEQWQKESMVDAGPDEQKSRIQAMKPMTKEEWDARQSVIRRVVDPETGRTRLIKGDGEVLEEIVSKERHKEINKQATRGDGLAFQVRTGMLQ; from the exons ATGGCACACAGCCAGTCTCGGAAGCGGTCACGAAGCAGGAGCCAAAGCAATTCTCGGagcagacaggagaggaaggagaagaaaaggaggaagagcagcaagggCTCGCACCggggcagcagctctcctccacGGAAGCGGACCTCTGAGTGTCACAAGCACAAgtcaagctcagcagcagctaggGGAG aaaagaagaaggaaagaaaggacaaaaagaagaggaaggcaaGTACTTCTTCCTCTGAGACAGCATCTTCATccaccagctcctcctcaccttcctcttcctccagctcTTCTTCTGATGactccagtgacagtgactccaaaACGAAGAAGAGTCGACATGGCAAAAAAAAGCGAGCAAAgcagaaagacaaaaagaagaagaaaaagagagtaaaaaaaaaagcaaaaaagaaggcaaaggaAGGAGCTAAGGAGGAGAAAGGCAAGGGAGAAGCAGTACCTGGCCCATCACTGGAGCAGTGGCAGAAGGAGTCCATGGTGGACGCTGGACCAG ATGAACAAAAATCCCGAATCCAGGCCATGAAGCCAATGACAAAGGAGGAATGGGATGCGAGGCAGAGTGTCATACGGAGGGTTGTGGATCCTGAGACCGGGAGAACCAG GCTTATTAAGGGAGATGGAGAAGTACTAGAAGAGATTGTCAGCAAGGAGAGACACAAGGAAATTAACAAG caagcCACCCGGGGGGATGGGCTGGCCTTCCAGGTGAGGACAGGGATGCTGCAGTGA
- the ARL6IP4 gene encoding ADP-ribosylation factor-like protein 6-interacting protein 4 isoform X1: MAHSQSRKRSRSRSQSNSRSRQERKEKKRRKSSKGSHRGSSSPPRKRTSECHKHKSSSAAARGEKKKERKDKKKRKASTSSSETASSSTSSSSPSSSSSSSSDDSSDSDSKTKKSRHGKKKRAKQKDKKKKKKRVKKKAKKKAKEGAKEEKGKGEAVPGPSLEQWQKESMVDAGPVLTDEQKSRIQAMKPMTKEEWDARQSVIRRVVDPETGRTRLIKGDGEVLEEIVSKERHKEINKQATRGDGLAFQVRTGMLQ; the protein is encoded by the exons ATGGCACACAGCCAGTCTCGGAAGCGGTCACGAAGCAGGAGCCAAAGCAATTCTCGGagcagacaggagaggaaggagaagaaaaggaggaagagcagcaagggCTCGCACCggggcagcagctctcctccacGGAAGCGGACCTCTGAGTGTCACAAGCACAAgtcaagctcagcagcagctaggGGAG aaaagaagaaggaaagaaaggacaaaaagaagaggaaggcaaGTACTTCTTCCTCTGAGACAGCATCTTCATccaccagctcctcctcaccttcctcttcctccagctcTTCTTCTGATGactccagtgacagtgactccaaaACGAAGAAGAGTCGACATGGCAAAAAAAAGCGAGCAAAgcagaaagacaaaaagaagaagaaaaagagagtaaaaaaaaaagcaaaaaagaaggcaaaggaAGGAGCTAAGGAGGAGAAAGGCAAGGGAGAAGCAGTACCTGGCCCATCACTGGAGCAGTGGCAGAAGGAGTCCATGGTGGACGCTGGACCAG TTTTGACAGATGAACAAAAATCCCGAATCCAGGCCATGAAGCCAATGACAAAGGAGGAATGGGATGCGAGGCAGAGTGTCATACGGAGGGTTGTGGATCCTGAGACCGGGAGAACCAG GCTTATTAAGGGAGATGGAGAAGTACTAGAAGAGATTGTCAGCAAGGAGAGACACAAGGAAATTAACAAG caagcCACCCGGGGGGATGGGCTGGCCTTCCAGGTGAGGACAGGGATGCTGCAGTGA
- the OGFOD2 gene encoding 2-oxoglutarate and iron-dependent oxygenase domain-containing protein 2 isoform X1: protein MADAPSPAPARPEALLPAARRSHLVMDQAPGAAAAPAGNMSAARPFLACACFFSDNIFVGRYGLHVRYQDAGQLRRDHGRALRERGCRSQEDFSAVLREIETEVQRRKQLIHQAVERRAIISKCYRQKHPEVYILQDSFLAPEFLEIVRYCTSPDAHLHGLLRYIESFSDKRIYRLPVFTQEFCQAFVEELENFEQSDMPKGRPNTMNNYGVLLNELGMDEAFITPLREQYLQPITALLYPDLGGACLDSHKAFVVKYSLHEDLDLSSHYDNAEVTLNVSLGKDFTEGNLYFGDFNQDPTPVPKYMEIEHIGAQGLLHRGGQIHGALPIASGERWNLILWMRSSAIRNQLCPMCNKKPVLVEAEGFGDGFTESLEDDAPETVNLCTLW from the exons ATGGCTGACGCTCCCTCACCCGCACCGGCCCGGCCGGAAGCGCTGCTCCCCGCTGCGCGGCGGAGCCATTTGGTGATGGACCAGGCGCCCGGTGCCGCCGCTGCGCCGGCGGGAAACATGTCCGCGGCCCGCCCGTTCCTGGCCTGCGCCTGTTTCTTCTCGGACAACATCTTCGTGGGGCGTTACGGGCTGCATGTCCGGTACCAGGACGCGGGGCAGCTCCGCCGCGATCACGGACGG GCGCTGCGGGAGAGGGGCTGCCGGAGCCAGGAGGACTTCAGCGCCGTGCTGCGGGAG ATTGAGACAGAAGTGCAGCGAAGAAAACAGTTAATTCATCAGGCAGTGGAACGCAGAGCCATCATCTCAAAGTGCTACAGGCAGAAGCACCCAGAAGTGTACATTCTGCAG GATTCATTCCTGGCCCCAGAGTTTCTGGAAATTGTGAGGTACTGCACATCACCAGATGCtcatctccatggcctcctgCGCTACATTGAATCCTTCTCAG ATAAAAGGATCTATCGACTCCCAGTGTTCACACAGGAGTTCTGCCAAGCCTttgtggaggagctggagaactTCGAGCAGTCTGATATGCCTAAAGGCAGGCCTAACACCATGAATAACTATGGG GTTTTGTTAAATGAGCTTGGGATGGATGAAGCCTTCATCACACCCCTGCGTGAGCAATACCTGCAGCCCATAACAGCTCTGCTTTACCCTGACTTGGGAGGTGCTTGTCTGGACAGCCATAAAGCATTTGTGGTCAAGTACTCACTACATGAAGATCTGGATTTGAGCTCTCACTATGACAATGCAGAAGTCACCTTAAATGTTTCCCTGGGAAAAGACTTCACAGAAGGCAACTTGTACTTTGGGGATTTCAATCAG GATCCTACTCCCGTGCCAAAGTACATGGAGATTGAACACATTGGAGCCCAGGGACTGTTACACCGAGGAGGGCAGATCCATGGGGCACTTCCTATTGCCTCTGGGGAACGCTGGAACCTCATTCTTTGGATGAGATCCTCTGCAATCCGCAACCAGCTCTGCCCCATGTGCAACAagaaacctgtgctggtggaagcagaggggtttggagatGGGTTCACAGAAAGCCTTGAAGATGATGCACCTGAGACTGTTAATCTCTGTACCTTGTGGTAG
- the OGFOD2 gene encoding 2-oxoglutarate and iron-dependent oxygenase domain-containing protein 2 isoform X2 gives MADAPSPAPARPEALLPAARRSHLVMDQAPGAAAAPAGNMSAARPFLACACFFSDNIFVGRYGLHVRYQDAGQLRRDHGRALRERGCRSQEDFSAVLREIETEVQRRKQLIHQAVERRAIISKCYRQKHPEVYILQDSFLAPEFLEIVRYCTSPDAHLHGLLRYIESFSDKRIYRLPVFTQEFCQAFVEELENFEQSDMPKGRPNTMNNYGVLLNELGMDEAFITPLREQYLQPITALLYPDLGGACLDSHKAFVVKYSLHEDLDLSSHYDNAEVTLNVSLGKDFTEGNLYFGDFNQALSGVMMYPPALVPGSYSRAKVHGD, from the exons ATGGCTGACGCTCCCTCACCCGCACCGGCCCGGCCGGAAGCGCTGCTCCCCGCTGCGCGGCGGAGCCATTTGGTGATGGACCAGGCGCCCGGTGCCGCCGCTGCGCCGGCGGGAAACATGTCCGCGGCCCGCCCGTTCCTGGCCTGCGCCTGTTTCTTCTCGGACAACATCTTCGTGGGGCGTTACGGGCTGCATGTCCGGTACCAGGACGCGGGGCAGCTCCGCCGCGATCACGGACGG GCGCTGCGGGAGAGGGGCTGCCGGAGCCAGGAGGACTTCAGCGCCGTGCTGCGGGAG ATTGAGACAGAAGTGCAGCGAAGAAAACAGTTAATTCATCAGGCAGTGGAACGCAGAGCCATCATCTCAAAGTGCTACAGGCAGAAGCACCCAGAAGTGTACATTCTGCAG GATTCATTCCTGGCCCCAGAGTTTCTGGAAATTGTGAGGTACTGCACATCACCAGATGCtcatctccatggcctcctgCGCTACATTGAATCCTTCTCAG ATAAAAGGATCTATCGACTCCCAGTGTTCACACAGGAGTTCTGCCAAGCCTttgtggaggagctggagaactTCGAGCAGTCTGATATGCCTAAAGGCAGGCCTAACACCATGAATAACTATGGG GTTTTGTTAAATGAGCTTGGGATGGATGAAGCCTTCATCACACCCCTGCGTGAGCAATACCTGCAGCCCATAACAGCTCTGCTTTACCCTGACTTGGGAGGTGCTTGTCTGGACAGCCATAAAGCATTTGTGGTCAAGTACTCACTACATGAAGATCTGGATTTGAGCTCTCACTATGACAATGCAGAAGTCACCTTAAATGTTTCCCTGGGAAAAGACTTCACAGAAGGCAACTTGTACTTTGGGGATTTCAATCAG gcACTTTCTGGTGTAATGATGTATCCACCTGCCCTTGTTCCAGGATCCTACTCCCGTGCCAAAGTACATGGAGATTGA